The nucleotide window TAAACTTTGAAGAAGTATATGTGGCCTTTTTTGAGACCTACCTCATTTGAGGTCTACAAACATGattttactgtactgtatattattataaataaacattttgtttgttttatggtGAATAAAGTATTGCATTTTTTTGATATTAATggagcattttttttaatgtaaaattagtaCTAAGCAAATTATAATTAGGTCATTGACATTTAACTAATGTCAATATAACAGTAGCAATATTTGATAATCcttgttttgttaaaataaaaaattaaaaacaaaatcttatttgttactttgttatttattcCTTGGTATTTATTATGACCACTTTATCAGAATAGATTTGTTGATcagcttttattaaataagtcattttaaaaatgtaatattttttataataatcaccttttttataaaaaaatatgttttatattacatgaaataaatatttaatctttatacAAATTAGTTTGAGATAACACCATCAGTGTTAGTGTTTGTTGggaatttaaatgttacatattgtCTATGAATAATAGTCTAAAAGTgagataaaatgtttaaacttttatacttaacaacagtaatatattttatcttgtaaTTTGAAGCTATAAGTTCGTTATAGGTGGTGAagaataatatatcaattaaatactaataataatttgaaagagTAGTTTTTGTTTAACTATTTGTTATCTTGTCTTGATGacgcaatatatttatatgacgcaatataatatatttaggtattaatataattttattaggggaacataccatagattataatatagaacatataatatacgatatataaaaataattagttaatagCAAACAGACTATTACATTTATCAAAAAACAACAcatgtgaatattttaataatgagcattctaaagattatatattaatttattaatatagtcaaggcttattttttatataggtacctatataaaaaataacagaggAGGCAAAAAGAAAAAGTGTTAAGTAAAAGCAACATAAAGTATCGCAGCAagaatgttttattgtaatattgctTTCAGGATtgcttattattgtttgttttaattgtaaactCTTACTTACAAAAATGCAACATACATAATTTTCGTAAATAAAACGCTGACGCTGTTTTTTCTTAGGAAACCTTATAGGCAAATTGGTCTTCTGATAAGTGGTAACattcgcccatagacactggacTGGACCATAAGAATGTTTCTTATATAGTCATTAACCATGGGATCTAATAAGACATGTAAAGTGAATAAAATCActacgttttaaattattttaatgttacgaCGATCTCTTATGCTTATAATTTGTTCGTTGTTTACTTCGTAGTTACTCttattaactgcctcgttggtcttgtgtaATCAtgtagtggctagatgtaagaccgcagagtcgtcttgggttcaattcccaggtcgggccaataactcatacctaaatatattggtatacatataaagtaaaGACAGCTAACAGCCTCTAATTGTCTAACAGGTGGGTACGGGCTTCTTCTCTTGATATAAAGATTGATGTTTTCATTGACGTAAAATTTGCATAAAacgaaaaattttataaaaggatTACTCAGACgtgttaaaacttaaatttccAGTTGACATTGCCATACTTTACATTTAAGAACCATCAAACTGCTTTTACAAATATAGGTGCTACTATGTTGGAGATTTTGCGCTGGAGGAAGAGATAAAACCACGAGCAGTGTCAAAAATGTATCAAAGATCACTTATTGTGATcgtaaaattgttaatattttacgatCACAATAAGTgatcgtaaaataataaataaagtaacgtagaatttacacattttttcctaataaaacaatattagaaagaagaaagaacattatattcaatttatctgaaatcttatttttattccaaaagttacatatttttcttttttaaataaaatatgtaattatataaaatgatatattatcatAACATGATAAAtttatgttcttttttaaaacGCTTTAGCCAAATGTgcaattttagttttaactggcctaaacataaatattttaatgtaagctTTACGATTTGTGcaattttttagttataaatattagaatttcATAATCCTATCTTGTGAGACTTTGATGGTACAAAAATTCCAATAAATCGTTTATCATCTCACGATGCAAAGGCATTTTCTTCGTTGAATCTCCGATCAATTGCGACACGTACATCGATACAGCCGAGATTGAATGCACGTATTTTGCACGTAACAGTAGGCTGACTAAGCATTCTTTAGTGACGTTTCAAACTAAAATTCCTGATCATATGGATTTAAATAGAGATGTTTAAACTGTAaggtaatctatattgttttagttattCAGATACCTATGTCACATTAATATCATTAAGTGGGgatctacaaaaatattatgtaagtttGATTTCTAgaaatttgacatgtttattaataaatgttttcatcTTCGCATTCCAAGAAGGATTAAAATATagggtttatatttttttcttatttggttaaaattttgttataaaataatttttaaatatttttttatgtgttttatcatgaataattttatattataatttagtggGGTTTccgaataaaatgttatttagctTTGAATATAATTACCAGATATAACAGTTTGaagttcttttaaataataaaatatttgcggCTCTGCTATTTGCTGGCAGCTCTCGGGATTGGCGAGAAACATAGTAGTTCGGCATATCTTTTCAATTAACAACGACAAATTaatggaaataaatttatagttcaTTGTCccttttattaacaaaaaaaaaatggtcacCGTTTCTTATCTATGCTGTCGTTTTTCGGTAGGACTTTGAAGACCTATGATTCCGGAGTTTTATTCATTTGATgtatcttttataatttatccaaTGTATGCCATGCTAGCGACCTAACTGTAGGCACCATTAAGCAAAttgaatgttataaattaaaaatgatttgctTTAAATGCGATGTATGTTatccaatttatattttttcatttgggATTTAACCATGATGTGACTTAACTCCGCTCGTAATCTTATGTCGAATGCGTGAGTATTCTTggtcttataattttattgacttCATTTCTATTATAATGTTACTAACCCGTCACTTCATTTTATGGCATTATTGTGGAACCGAGTTCtaatttttcttcttcttcgtccGAACCCTCTTAGCAGTTCCAGAGCCAGGGTCTGATCTACTTGTCCTTCTGCGTCATAGAGCTCTTTTCTGGCTTATCTGTTTATCCATGTTCTCTTTCTGCACTTTTAACCACCAAGTTGAGTGTGGTCGTCTTCTTCCTTGCGATCGGTCAGGGATATAAGACCATTTTCGATTTTGCGATGGCCATCCCCACGTAAGATATGACTGTATCGGCTTAGTACCGAATTCAACATTGCTGAAAAATTAAATCTAACGTCACGATAAAAATTCCAATCGCTTCGCGTACTCAGCAGCAGTAATTTTGGTATGTCAATGGAACCTTAGAGTCACAAAGCTCAGTCCAATGGTTTGTTACGAATCTACATGTGAatctgtaaattatttaaatttatcatttagataatcatattatattttgaccgttaataatatagtttgaaTAGATAACTTCATCGGCTGTACAATGATTGGGATCCGGCTGTGTGCACTCTTGGTGGCATTTTTGTGGTTAGCGGGACCGAGTGAGGCCCGGCGCAAACTGAAGCGAGACGATGTAGAAAGCTTAAAGTCAGTGGAGACTGTTGATTTTGACGAAGAATTTGACGaggtaagttaatattttttgtattactaagttttttaaattgtgatatAGGTAATTGatctgattattaaaaaaaatactattatatattcattatgaaCTTCTGTTCAGACCTggctaaaaatatgtataagagtaatcatagtaattttatattttacgagtTGTTTTGGGCGACTGCTTTTAAATTAATggtcaattattaatatattttctagttATCACTGGTTCAAActtaatcttaattatttttaattaaaattaatcaaaatgaagttgtatattttgaatCTAATTTTCTTAGCCTTTTTGACTATAATGTTGAAttagtacatttatttttaatttaaataaatttgttatttattataattattgtaagcgCCGCGATGGCCCTGTGGCTGgatcacgtgaatcttaactgtaGATTGCAGGTTCAGCCCAGCACCattgagtttttatatttatttatttatttatgtttataatttatctcgaggTCGAGCCACCAGCTCATTGGACCACCAAAGTGGAATAAGCTGCGATGCTCCTCGAGAGGGCTTGCTGTGGAACATTAgtactctttattttatttcgtaatcttaaacataaattacaataaaaatcctATCTTTTACAGTTAGAGCCATGTCAATGTGGCGTGTTCATGTCACAGCAAGTGGGAATCAAGGAGGGACGTCGAAGTCGGCCGCGAGGACCGCCACAGGGCGAGCCCGTGGTCACGTACGACACTGAAAATCCAAGTTTGCCGTGCGGCACTGGGGGATTTAAGCACTGCATCAGTAAATGCCTGGATGTGGTATGTATTATctctcttatatattatatatcgcaCACACTGCAACTCGTTATGTAtctctattaaataataataaattattattttatagtgcaTAAAAGTTATAAGATGTACCTACATCTTGTTACATATAATTGTACCTACAATTTTATACCATTTTTAGAAAATGTTACTAATAAActcataataaagtttattaccGTAATAGTAAAGGAAATTAGATTTTAACTTTCCTTGTTAATATTGTCATAGATTTCTAGctcatttattcttttataatcaaTTCTCAGGTGTTGATGTAACATTTGTTGCTTAGAAAGTGTTATGCAGATAGACAATAAAATGTAGTGTATTAAATGTTGGCAATCACTTCCTTcgtatatttttcgttttaattagtCATTGATTTACATTACCGAGAggaattattaattgttatacttTCTTTGATGCTTAATAGAACTTCGGTCATTTCATTCTAATTATTACACtgatatatatttcttagtaaTTTATAAGTACAATTTGAGTTAAAACATTGTTAGTAGACCAGTTATTTCATTGACTTGACTAATGAGTCAGCTAATGAAAATACTTGGAAAATTTGTCTTCAAACATGATCCAAAAATATGTGCAGTTCTTCTATCCATTCATTAAAAAAAGCTCTATTTTAAAAAGCTCGATTCAAAGAAgtggaatgtatttttttatcgattataaaaaaataaaataacgttatactataggaaatataaatatatggagGAATACTGATctgtgattattttatattattttatttttagaattaatttagtttatacattataaagaa belongs to Nymphalis io chromosome 2, ilAglIoxx1.1, whole genome shotgun sequence and includes:
- the LOC126776108 gene encoding follicle cell protein 3C-1, coding for MIGIRLCALLVAFLWLAGPSEARRKLKRDDVESLKSVETVDFDEEFDELEPCQCGVFMSQQVGIKEGRRSRPRGPPQGEPVVTYDTENPSLPCGTGGFKHCISKCLDVILKYLPRAGPVICGAVERDVRREKAFLFIRNCGGQWTPTNFSAGKEFCCTDGQHHKC